A genomic segment from Thioalkalivibrio sp. K90mix encodes:
- a CDS encoding PQQ-binding-like beta-propeller repeat protein, which yields MASTGRSNGLSIPARLLTVAVTCVLGGTLAAADPPHRVVISESSQFVGAAGSGGGGEDDLCDIDGAEEVWRFTEHESSVNDVAVTDDGFVYTTGSDDTLRRVDPDGSEVWSFEEAVMSGRSVVADGEGYAYFGTAFATISNTMRGGVVRKVSPQGTLEWEFTRIRSDASPGGQASIHDLDIDLDDGAVYAVAGDRTVRKINRFGTQSWSISSGNNQDRTVAVNYNRNVFIGDGPSGDETIRKVDRFGNPVPVTNFVDWSFSGHEDMVNDIAVGGGGYLHTASRDTTVRQVNMDSRQEWVFDENEETAEAIAVDADGYAYVGTRTGVIQKLGPDGEMLWEYAAHDDRVTGLEVDATGYIYSSSTDGSAAKLRQDGAGCPSE from the coding sequence ATGGCATCGACTGGTCGCTCCAATGGACTGAGCATCCCCGCAAGACTATTGACCGTGGCGGTTACCTGTGTGCTCGGCGGGACTCTTGCCGCCGCCGACCCGCCGCACCGCGTCGTGATTTCGGAGTCATCGCAATTCGTAGGCGCTGCGGGGTCTGGAGGAGGCGGTGAGGACGATTTGTGTGACATCGACGGCGCTGAAGAGGTGTGGCGCTTTACCGAGCATGAATCCAGTGTGAATGACGTCGCGGTTACAGACGATGGGTTTGTCTATACAACGGGCAGCGACGATACGCTGCGCCGAGTGGATCCCGATGGCAGCGAGGTGTGGTCATTCGAAGAGGCCGTGATGTCCGGTCGATCCGTGGTGGCAGACGGCGAAGGGTACGCCTACTTTGGCACGGCCTTCGCCACCATCTCGAACACGATGCGTGGCGGTGTCGTCCGCAAGGTCAGTCCGCAGGGTACGCTCGAGTGGGAATTTACGCGAATCCGGAGTGACGCCAGCCCAGGAGGGCAGGCATCGATCCACGATCTTGATATTGATTTGGATGATGGCGCGGTGTATGCGGTGGCCGGGGACAGAACGGTGCGCAAGATCAACCGATTCGGGACTCAAAGCTGGTCCATAAGTAGCGGAAACAACCAAGACAGGACCGTTGCCGTCAACTACAACCGCAATGTCTTTATCGGTGATGGCCCATCCGGCGATGAGACGATTCGAAAGGTTGATCGATTCGGAAACCCGGTACCGGTCACGAATTTCGTCGACTGGTCGTTCAGCGGGCACGAGGATATGGTCAACGATATCGCGGTGGGAGGAGGTGGATACCTCCACACTGCAAGCAGGGACACAACGGTCCGCCAGGTGAATATGGATAGCCGGCAGGAATGGGTATTCGACGAAAACGAGGAAACCGCGGAAGCTATCGCGGTCGATGCTGATGGGTACGCCTACGTTGGAACAAGGACGGGTGTGATTCAAAAACTGGGCCCGGATGGCGAAATGCTCTGGGAGTACGCTGCACACGATGATCGAGTCACTGGATTGGAGGTCGACGCGACAGGCTACATCTATAGTTCCAGCACGGACGGGAGCGCGGCCAAACTCCGTCAGGATGGCGCGGGTTGCCCTTCAGAATAA
- a CDS encoding VWA domain-containing protein: MFQQFIKRSFHLTAQALANRMGVRVTFGGQMAYATPDHTINLPNLPADSVIARALGLWYVIHEVSHLNETDFDWCKKCSPVRFRMLNIVEDHRIESAAMKRWPGARSIIVEGREKWLDEGKLGMPVLGSGPALHLLNGTLALLNARLFGADSDALRNLAPGTVFALKIQFPELDLKAYLNLLSEADDLQTTEEASNLVNRIIELVTGQTEDQSQEGGQQGGNDSGDEAGGDEAGGDEAGGDEAGGDEAGGDEAGGDEAGGDEAGGDEAGGDEAGGDEAGGDEAGGDEAGGDEAGGDEAGGDEAGGDEAGGDEAWSTRPTEQMLDQEADGMEETFDMGDALKESIQEVSQKEEQEKGRYTDGLCPFTFCGEMPVQGSGDRLVQQAGIASAALRTRLASQLQSVNRERRWASRKGSKLSSRHLSRVVTGDHRVFGKRQESGTPNTAVQILVDRSGSMAGDPIETAMTAALAIQLATDSLRGINTQVSAFPASSSGGLVPITSFGENGRMKADNFGVGSTGATPMSNAILGVLPSMFARSESRKVMLVITDGAPNDSESAMEAIRMARDVNVEMYAIGIETDPSHLFGVENTTVIQSVGELAENIFGLLTPVLTRTVA, translated from the coding sequence ATGTTCCAGCAATTCATCAAGCGCTCGTTTCACCTCACGGCACAGGCACTTGCCAACCGCATGGGGGTTCGAGTCACTTTCGGGGGTCAGATGGCGTATGCCACACCTGACCACACCATCAACCTGCCGAATCTCCCAGCGGATTCCGTCATTGCGCGGGCCCTGGGGCTTTGGTACGTCATTCACGAGGTTTCTCACCTCAATGAAACGGACTTCGATTGGTGCAAGAAGTGTTCTCCCGTGCGTTTTCGCATGTTGAACATTGTCGAGGATCATCGAATCGAGTCCGCAGCCATGAAACGCTGGCCCGGGGCACGCAGCATCATTGTCGAGGGTCGTGAGAAGTGGCTAGACGAGGGAAAGTTGGGAATGCCGGTTCTGGGCTCCGGTCCGGCGCTGCATCTTCTCAATGGCACCCTCGCCCTGCTGAACGCCCGCCTTTTCGGGGCAGACTCGGACGCATTGAGAAATCTTGCGCCCGGGACAGTGTTCGCGCTGAAGATCCAGTTCCCCGAACTGGACCTGAAGGCGTACCTGAATCTTCTGTCCGAGGCGGACGATCTTCAAACCACCGAGGAAGCGAGCAACCTGGTCAACCGCATCATTGAATTGGTGACGGGGCAAACCGAGGATCAATCGCAGGAAGGAGGTCAGCAGGGAGGAAACGACTCCGGTGACGAAGCCGGTGGCGACGAAGCTGGTGGCGACGAAGCTGGCGGTGACGAAGCCGGTGGCGACGAAGCTGGTGGCGACGAAGCTGGTGGCGACGAAGCTGGCGGTGACGAAGCCGGTGGCGACGAAGCCGGTGGCGACGAAGCTGGTGGCGACGAAGCTGGTGGCGACGAAGCTGGCGGTGACGAAGCCGGTGGCGACGAAGCTGGTGGCGACGAAGCTGGTGGCGACGAAGCTGGTGGCGACGAAGCTGGTGGCGACGAAGCCTGGTCAACGCGCCCGACGGAGCAGATGCTTGACCAGGAAGCGGACGGAATGGAAGAAACCTTCGATATGGGCGATGCCCTGAAGGAATCTATCCAGGAAGTCAGCCAAAAGGAAGAGCAGGAAAAAGGTCGGTACACCGACGGTCTGTGCCCTTTCACCTTCTGCGGCGAAATGCCTGTGCAGGGATCGGGTGATCGGTTAGTCCAGCAAGCAGGGATCGCAAGTGCGGCTCTGCGGACACGATTGGCGAGTCAGCTCCAATCGGTCAACCGAGAGCGCCGTTGGGCCAGCCGGAAAGGCTCCAAGCTGAGTAGCCGGCACCTGTCGCGTGTGGTGACCGGGGATCATCGGGTTTTTGGCAAACGCCAGGAATCGGGGACCCCGAATACCGCCGTTCAGATACTCGTGGACCGTTCCGGTTCCATGGCCGGTGATCCGATTGAGACTGCGATGACGGCCGCGCTGGCGATTCAGCTGGCAACCGACAGTCTTCGTGGGATTAACACTCAGGTCTCGGCTTTCCCGGCGTCTTCGTCAGGAGGGCTGGTGCCGATCACGTCGTTCGGGGAGAACGGGCGCATGAAGGCAGACAACTTCGGAGTCGGCTCAACAGGCGCAACGCCAATGAGCAATGCGATTCTCGGGGTTCTGCCCAGCATGTTTGCTCGCTCCGAAAGCCGCAAGGTGATGCTGGTCATCACCGACGGGGCCCCAAACGACTCGGAATCGGCTATGGAGGCGATCCGAATGGCCCGTGATGTGAACGTCGAAATGTATGCAATCGGGATCGAAACGGATCCTTCGCATCTTTTCGGCGTTGAAAACACCACGGTCATCCAGTCGGTCGGTGAGTTGGCGGAGAATATCTTCGGACTACTGACACCGGTACTGACCCGTACCGTCGCTTAA
- a CDS encoding diguanylate cyclase: MNTEQSGANISSSPQWRALWDPGHHKKSLARTRIREAFGRVRLLMMAFGILLPLWIVVDVYTLPAETAALMALGRLIAGGALIALAVLGPRPRTLKKMWLSGASIFTVLSLFYAFAMGLLMYGPTGSVSDSVFTIYTLFPALMIASLAVFPLTVIETIVAAILPFLLMLATSVMQPSMGGWVSEFGVQDRTLAMIGLLGVVMLVGAIQVQFMNRIVSEMEHDPLTGCLTRRAGESRLSEEVSVHATSVVLMFLDLDRFSEVNNQFGHECGDHILRGTASTLTRNLRGTDSVVRWGGEEFLIILPGADREGVMAVLRRLSEKAGLGVRPDGECITASVGIAVFPDEAGEWRDLVKLADERMYQAKRAGGNAVFPKPEEGDMILPEDEDDHVVEILQERRMSA; encoded by the coding sequence ATGAATACCGAGCAATCGGGCGCCAACATATCCAGCTCGCCGCAATGGCGGGCGCTATGGGACCCCGGCCATCACAAGAAGAGCCTTGCAAGAACGCGTATTCGCGAGGCTTTTGGGCGTGTGCGCCTGTTGATGATGGCGTTCGGCATCCTGCTGCCACTGTGGATCGTGGTCGATGTCTACACGCTGCCGGCCGAAACCGCAGCACTGATGGCACTGGGCCGTCTAATCGCCGGTGGCGCCCTGATCGCCCTGGCAGTCCTGGGCCCGCGTCCGCGAACGCTCAAGAAAATGTGGTTGAGCGGCGCGTCAATCTTTACGGTACTCAGTCTGTTCTATGCGTTCGCGATGGGGCTGCTAATGTACGGACCTACCGGATCCGTGTCCGACTCCGTCTTTACTATCTACACCCTCTTCCCCGCGCTGATGATCGCATCGCTGGCGGTTTTCCCGTTGACGGTCATCGAGACGATCGTGGCGGCGATTCTGCCCTTCCTCCTGATGCTAGCGACATCCGTGATGCAGCCCTCTATGGGCGGCTGGGTATCGGAGTTCGGGGTTCAGGACCGAACGCTGGCCATGATCGGTCTGTTGGGTGTGGTTATGCTTGTCGGTGCCATCCAGGTGCAGTTTATGAACCGCATCGTGTCAGAGATGGAGCATGACCCTCTGACGGGGTGCCTGACCCGTCGGGCAGGTGAATCACGCCTATCTGAAGAGGTTTCGGTACACGCGACCAGCGTGGTGCTGATGTTTCTCGATCTCGATCGCTTTTCGGAGGTAAACAATCAGTTCGGCCATGAATGCGGGGATCATATCCTTCGGGGAACCGCCAGCACCCTGACACGCAACCTCCGTGGAACCGATTCGGTCGTTCGCTGGGGCGGGGAGGAGTTTCTGATTATTCTGCCTGGTGCCGATCGCGAGGGAGTAATGGCGGTGCTGAGACGGCTATCGGAGAAGGCCGGGCTCGGGGTGAGACCCGATGGGGAGTGCATCACCGCCAGCGTTGGCATTGCCGTGTTTCCGGATGAGGCGGGGGAGTGGCGGGACCTGGTCAAGCTGGCGGACGAGCGCATGTACCAGGCCAAGCGAGCCGGGGGAAATGCGGTATTTCCCAAGCCCGAGGAAGGCGACATGATCCTACCGGAAGACGAGGACGATCACGTTGTAGAGATTCTTCAGGAGCGGCGTATGTCCGCGTAA
- a CDS encoding toprim domain-containing protein translates to MSNQSDNPPLKATEVKSMAEGNWETVFSTVLRGDLEEAMRRAPKHVPNPKLGGTDGFRLMKNWKTDGSAVVNTVDSDLEEIGAGKDRNVLSNGVDVIVWLRPEWTFREVLDAIVDALGGREVAEGRINDPAMQAEIEKRRKELAERQKKKDENAKQQLNRIWSGTLPLDSDEAAVARTYLENRGIYLMDLPPVMRFHPKLGVWDHEKRKVVRTLPGFVSMLQQEDELPGSLHRTFLEPDGSGKAQMPNGDSAKKLCSTPSDVTLTGGAIRLFEPEEGQDILHVTEGIESALSVRYGLGEAEPVWALYSTSLLASFNPPDWVRYLVIWADVDLEKGRNKTRAGEGAADRLMGRLQKDRGIKVSAAYAAPEVPEGMDSYDWNDVLIEYGPRAIMDLRHKMTFR, encoded by the coding sequence ATGAGCAACCAAAGCGACAACCCACCCCTGAAGGCCACCGAGGTAAAAAGTATGGCCGAAGGGAACTGGGAAACCGTCTTTAGCACTGTGCTAAGAGGCGATCTCGAAGAGGCAATGCGAAGGGCACCCAAGCATGTCCCGAATCCGAAGCTCGGAGGAACGGATGGGTTCCGACTCATGAAGAACTGGAAAACGGACGGTAGTGCAGTTGTGAACACCGTTGATTCGGATCTTGAGGAGATCGGCGCTGGCAAGGACCGAAACGTCCTGAGCAATGGCGTGGATGTCATCGTATGGCTCCGACCAGAATGGACGTTCCGGGAAGTGCTGGATGCGATCGTGGACGCCCTGGGCGGACGCGAGGTAGCCGAAGGCAGGATCAATGATCCGGCCATGCAAGCGGAGATCGAGAAACGGAGGAAGGAGCTGGCAGAACGGCAGAAGAAAAAGGATGAAAACGCAAAGCAGCAGCTGAATCGGATCTGGTCAGGGACTCTACCCCTGGACAGCGACGAAGCGGCGGTGGCGCGTACCTACCTCGAGAACCGAGGGATTTATCTGATGGATCTGCCGCCTGTTATGCGCTTTCACCCCAAACTGGGAGTTTGGGACCACGAGAAGCGAAAAGTCGTCAGGACGTTACCGGGGTTCGTCTCAATGCTCCAGCAGGAGGATGAATTACCGGGATCGCTTCACCGAACGTTCCTTGAACCGGACGGGTCTGGTAAAGCCCAGATGCCGAACGGAGATAGTGCGAAAAAGCTGTGCAGTACACCGAGCGACGTCACCCTGACGGGCGGCGCCATTCGGTTGTTCGAGCCGGAGGAAGGGCAGGATATTCTCCACGTCACGGAGGGTATCGAAAGCGCTCTCTCAGTCCGTTATGGACTCGGAGAGGCCGAGCCTGTATGGGCGCTCTACTCTACTTCGCTTCTGGCTTCATTCAATCCGCCGGATTGGGTGCGCTATCTGGTGATCTGGGCGGATGTGGACCTTGAAAAAGGCCGCAACAAAACCCGTGCCGGCGAAGGCGCAGCCGATCGCCTTATGGGACGTCTCCAGAAGGATCGAGGCATTAAGGTGTCGGCGGCCTATGCCGCCCCGGAAGTACCCGAAGGCATGGATTCCTATGACTGGAACGACGTGCTCATCGAGTATGGACCGCGGGCGATCATGGACCTGCGACACAAGATGACCTTCCGTTAA
- a CDS encoding PD-(D/E)XK nuclease family protein, whose amino-acid sequence MRVRPTSALKYEDCPRKYYFSEVLKIRPLVQAANLAFGKVLHKTLTDWLEDWAYGQAYTGLGEQFKESWQVEVEKAPIEYSTTLGPEQVPAVGGRLADQFEERWETFELDIVFDASGKPLVERRFEVDLGEGVVLSTQPDLVVIDKDGFAGPLDLKTAAQQTDEAFVEQADQLTAQEIAIEAHAEDLLLSGVDRVGFGEMLKKPIPRTKQGTGPQVLDPVFSPARSKEVKDAYRQKVIWISEDIERGRFPARSRMAYNSPCSLCDYRGLCKDGDATGLRIPGTSHQKLAA is encoded by the coding sequence ATGAGGGTGCGACCCACTTCCGCGTTGAAGTACGAGGACTGTCCTCGGAAGTATTACTTCAGCGAGGTCTTGAAGATCCGGCCCCTGGTTCAGGCAGCCAACCTGGCCTTTGGCAAAGTCCTCCACAAAACCCTTACGGATTGGCTGGAGGACTGGGCCTACGGGCAGGCGTACACCGGTCTCGGCGAACAGTTCAAGGAGAGCTGGCAAGTCGAGGTGGAAAAGGCGCCCATCGAATACTCCACGACACTGGGACCCGAGCAGGTTCCCGCCGTTGGCGGTCGTCTGGCGGACCAGTTCGAGGAGCGCTGGGAAACGTTCGAGCTCGACATTGTGTTCGATGCCTCGGGCAAGCCTTTGGTGGAACGCCGGTTCGAAGTCGATTTGGGTGAGGGCGTCGTACTGAGTACGCAGCCGGATCTCGTGGTGATCGACAAGGACGGGTTCGCAGGTCCTCTGGATCTGAAAACCGCGGCCCAGCAAACCGACGAAGCGTTCGTAGAACAGGCGGATCAGCTGACGGCACAGGAAATTGCGATCGAGGCGCATGCCGAAGATCTACTCCTGTCCGGTGTTGATCGTGTCGGCTTCGGCGAGATGCTGAAGAAACCCATCCCCAGGACAAAACAGGGCACAGGCCCCCAGGTCCTGGATCCGGTGTTTTCACCGGCCCGATCCAAAGAGGTGAAGGATGCCTATCGTCAGAAGGTGATCTGGATCTCGGAGGATATCGAGCGTGGGCGTTTCCCCGCGCGATCCCGCATGGCGTACAACTCGCCATGTTCTCTCTGTGACTATCGAGGGCTCTGCAAGGACGGTGATGCCACCGGACTGCGAATCCCTGGTACGTCGCATCAAAAGCTGGCGGCCTAG
- a CDS encoding AAA family ATPase gives MNVPVNTEPHERIPEIDEEHVFSKQFLRVMLNWALRAKTQWSLYLTGPSGVGKSTGPRQVAARLGIKVYSATAHGRMELDELLGQKDIVDGDTLTIDGPLAEAYRTGGWFILEEVDLLEPDIAAGLNTLLEKGKVSLPNGEVIDPHPDFRFIMTGNTNGSGDYTGVFAGTKVMNRAFLERCWIVPVKHLPREKEMEILKGEAQALPEDILEGMLDIADEVRDMSEGNGSAQIECSLSIRILRKWVECTELMEGVTQDQESPIVTGLDIALGNGTNPATRMTLQDLCKKQFGVA, from the coding sequence ATGAATGTCCCGGTCAACACTGAACCGCACGAGCGCATCCCGGAGATTGACGAGGAGCACGTCTTCTCGAAACAGTTTCTCCGGGTCATGCTCAACTGGGCATTGCGCGCCAAGACCCAATGGTCCCTCTACCTCACCGGCCCGTCCGGTGTCGGGAAAAGCACCGGTCCGCGACAAGTCGCGGCGCGGCTGGGGATCAAGGTCTATTCCGCCACCGCCCATGGGCGGATGGAGCTTGATGAGCTCCTCGGTCAGAAGGACATTGTTGATGGTGACACGCTCACGATCGACGGCCCGCTGGCCGAAGCCTACCGCACCGGTGGCTGGTTCATTCTCGAAGAGGTGGACCTGCTGGAACCGGACATTGCGGCCGGGCTCAACACGCTTCTGGAAAAAGGGAAGGTCTCTCTCCCCAATGGTGAAGTGATCGATCCGCACCCGGATTTCCGGTTCATTATGACCGGGAACACCAACGGGTCGGGTGACTATACCGGCGTGTTCGCAGGGACCAAGGTGATGAACCGGGCGTTCCTCGAGCGCTGCTGGATCGTGCCGGTCAAGCATCTCCCTCGCGAGAAGGAAATGGAGATCCTCAAAGGTGAGGCACAAGCCCTGCCGGAGGACATCCTTGAGGGGATGCTGGATATCGCGGACGAAGTCCGGGATATGTCGGAAGGCAACGGGTCAGCCCAGATCGAGTGCTCCCTGTCCATTCGCATCCTGCGCAAGTGGGTCGAATGCACGGAGCTCATGGAAGGGGTGACGCAGGATCAGGAATCGCCGATCGTGACCGGCCTGGACATTGCGCTGGGCAACGGGACGAACCCGGCAACCCGGATGACGTTGCAGGATCTGTGCAAGAAGCAGTTCGGCGTGGCCTAA
- a CDS encoding DUF3150 domain-containing protein, translating into MEKLNECALIALEVSIPTPGRKATKKDLQRAAPDLPPDQIATMGVFRAFDPKLTNGLQAVKREAERLLSEVGVKFGRMGRVVPPEELERIEKEMEKLRTKFSQKEADMLAAHDAQNAEWINKYPDWAPVLEKKAVSQSELKRKTEFRYHVMHVMPAGSGGDTHKAIAGLSGQLIREVVSDCREILDKSFLGRETVPQKALNGIRTIRRKIAGLAFVAPQATAVRDFLDATLNTMPESGSLSTGQTHAMRSTLHTLADPEALNREIEVRTGSVGFDGGESEDEQALQSDEHELVMEASIDDDETGEAGDVVIKESPASRPAPSSPTPRRSLF; encoded by the coding sequence ATGGAAAAGCTGAACGAATGTGCGTTGATCGCACTTGAAGTGTCGATCCCCACCCCTGGCCGCAAGGCCACGAAGAAGGATCTCCAACGGGCCGCACCGGATCTCCCCCCCGATCAAATTGCAACAATGGGGGTATTCCGGGCTTTTGATCCGAAACTGACCAATGGCCTCCAGGCCGTGAAGCGTGAAGCGGAACGGCTGCTTTCCGAGGTCGGCGTGAAGTTCGGACGGATGGGTCGCGTGGTCCCGCCGGAGGAACTTGAGCGGATCGAGAAGGAAATGGAAAAGCTCCGCACCAAGTTCTCGCAGAAGGAGGCTGACATGCTGGCCGCTCACGATGCGCAGAATGCGGAGTGGATCAACAAGTATCCGGACTGGGCTCCAGTGCTGGAGAAAAAAGCCGTTTCCCAAAGTGAGCTCAAGCGGAAAACCGAGTTCCGGTATCACGTCATGCATGTGATGCCGGCGGGTTCCGGTGGGGACACCCACAAGGCGATCGCTGGCTTGTCCGGCCAGTTGATTCGTGAAGTCGTAAGCGACTGTCGAGAGATTCTCGACAAGTCGTTTCTCGGGCGCGAAACGGTGCCACAAAAAGCCTTGAATGGCATTCGCACGATTCGCAGGAAGATCGCGGGTCTGGCGTTTGTGGCGCCACAGGCGACGGCAGTTCGGGATTTTCTCGATGCCACGCTGAATACGATGCCCGAGTCGGGGAGTCTGTCCACTGGGCAGACCCATGCAATGCGCTCAACCCTCCACACGCTGGCAGATCCGGAAGCGCTCAATCGCGAGATTGAGGTGCGCACGGGCTCTGTCGGCTTCGATGGCGGCGAGAGCGAGGACGAACAGGCGCTGCAAAGCGACGAGCATGAACTGGTCATGGAGGCCAGCATCGATGACGACGAAACCGGTGAAGCCGGCGACGTGGTGATTAAGGAGTCTCCGGCATCACGACCGGCTCCCAGCTCGCCGACGCCACGGCGTTCGCTGTTCTGA